One genomic region from Melospiza melodia melodia isolate bMelMel2 unplaced genomic scaffold, bMelMel2.pri scaffold_54, whole genome shotgun sequence encodes:
- the LOC134413857 gene encoding olfactory receptor 14J1-like, translating to MSNSSSIRHFLLLALADTRQLKLLHFCLLLGISLAALLGNGLIISAVACGHHLHTPMFFFLLNLALSDLGSICTTVPKAMHNSLWDTRIISYKECAAQVFFFVFYATADFSLLTIMCYDRYVSICKPLHYGTLLGSRACAHMAAAAWASAFLNALLLTANTFSLPLCHGNALGQFFCEVPQILKISCSESYLRGLGLLVVTGSLSLCCFVFIVFSYVQIFRAVLRIPSEHGRHKAFFTCLPHLAVVSLFLSTAMFAYLKPPSMSFQSLDLALSVLYAVVPPALNPLIYSLRNQELKAAVWTLMTG from the coding sequence atgtccaacagcagctccatcaggcacttcctcctgttggcattggcagacacgcggcagctgaaGCTCCtccacttctgcctcttgctgggcatctccctggctgccctcctgggcaatggcctcatcatcagcgccgtagcctgcggccaccacctgcacacacccatgttcttcttcctgctcaacctggccctcagcgaccttggctccatctgcaccactgtccccaaagccatgcacaattccctctgggacaccaggatcatCTCCTACAAAgaatgtgctgcacaggtctttttttttgttttttatgctACGGCAgatttttccctcctgaccatcatgtgctacgaccgctacgtgtccatctgcaagcccctgcactatgggaccctcctgggcagcagagcttgtgcccacatggcagcagctgcctgggccagtgcctttctcaatgctctgctgctcacagccaatacattttccctgcccctgtgccatggaaatgccctgggccagttttTCTGTGAGGTGCCTCAGATCCTCAAAATCTCCTGCTCTGAATCCTACCTCAGGGGACTTGGTCTTCTTGTAGTTACTGGTAGTTTATCAttgtgttgttttgtgttcattgttttctcctatgtgcagatcttcagggctgtgctgaggatcccctctgagcatggacggcacaaagcctttttcacctgcctccctcacctggctgtggtctctctgttcctcagcactgccatgtttgcttacctgaagcccccctccatgtccttccaatCTCTGGATctagccctgtcagttctgtacgcagtggtgcccccagccctgaatcctctcatctacagccttaggaaccaggagctcaaggctgcagtgtggacactgatgactgga